GCATCAAAGGACATGTCTTTCCCGGGAATGCGACCCTTGGTGTAGACAATGCGCCCCTTGTGCAGGAAGGCATCGGCCACATGAACCGCCTGGTCCAGAAGACCGCCGGGATCGTTACGCAGATCAAGCACCAGACCTTTGAGTTGTCCTTTGGGTACCTTTGCCTTTAATTCACCGATCGCTTTTTCCAGCAGGGGTAGCGCCTGCTCGTTAAACTGGATGATGCGAATGTAGGCGATTTCACCCTCTTCAAGGCGCCACTTGACACTCCGAATTTTGATGATGTCCCGGGTGATGGTAAAAGTCAGCGGTTTGGGCTCCCCCTGGCGGACGACAGTGAGGGTCACATCCGTCCCCACCTTACCCCGCATTTTTTTGACCGCTTCCATCAGGTCCATGTCCTGGGTGGACTCATCCTCAATTTTGACGACCAGATCACCTGCTTCCATACCAGCTCGAAAGGCCGGTGTGTCTTCGATGGGAGAGACCACCTTGATGGCCCGATCCCCTCGGGTAATCTCAATGCCCAACCCACCAAACTCCCCCTTGGTATCCACCCGCATTTCCTTGAAGCTTTCCGGGGTGAGGAAGGAGGAGTGGGGATCCAGGGTTTTCAGCATGCCGTGGATCGCCCCGTAGAGGAGTTCTTTTTCGTCAACTTCCTCCACATAATTTTGCTTGATGAGGGCGTAGACCTCCGAAAAGACCTTCAATTTTTCGTAGGTCACTTGGCTGACCGCCATGACATTGCCAGCCAGGGCATGCAAGCCCACCAGGACCGTCACGACCATGACAAGGAAGAGATGGGGGCGTCCCCCTCGGAAA
The sequence above is drawn from the Magnetococcales bacterium genome and encodes:
- a CDS encoding S41 family peptidase; this translates as MKTLFRGGRPHLFLVMVVTVLVGLHALAGNVMAVSQVTYEKLKVFSEVYALIKQNYVEEVDEKELLYGAIHGMLKTLDPHSSFLTPESFKEMRVDTKGEFGGLGIEITRGDRAIKVVSPIEDTPAFRAGMEAGDLVVKIEDESTQDMDLMEAVKKMRGKVGTDVTLTVVRQGEPKPLTFTITRDIIKIRSVKWRLEEGEIAYIRIIQFNEQALPLLEKAIGELKAKVPKGQLKGLVLDLRNDPGGLLDQAVHVADAFLHKGRIVYTKGRIPGKDMSFDAEEGDLAEGAPIVVLINAGSASASEIVSGALQDHHRGVIMGTPSFGKGSVQTIIPLTDGSGLRLTTAQYYTPSGTSIQAKGITPDILVEDLTFSGKRGADFKRPKEADLKGHLENADKPNGEENSDDSDEEVEGETQEEPDRVTGRRGEDYQLQRALDLLRSYRVFNQRISSAAVAP